The segment AATTTGCGGATATCCCTACTCATTGCGAGTATCCTCAATTCCAGGAAACTTAAAATTCTTACTATAATTCAGATACTCGTTGATTTTCTCTAAATCGGATTGATGCCGAGATTCAGCAATCTTACGATACTCTTCAAAGATTTGGGGATTCCAAATCTCAAAATAATTACCAACACCAGCAATCACGACCTCACCACCAGATATATTGGCATATTTTAAATAACGCGAAGGGATAAGAATTCTGCCTTGGTCATCTAATTTAACAAATTCGACATTACCTTCTAAAT is part of the candidate division WOR-3 bacterium genome and harbors:
- a CDS encoding division/cell wall cluster transcriptional repressor MraZ, with translation LEGNVEFVKLDDQGRILIPSRYLKYANISGGEVVIAGVGNYFEIWNPQIFEEYRKIAESRHQSDLEKINEYLNYSKNFKFPGIEDTRNE